DNA sequence from the Anaerolineae bacterium genome:
TCATCGGGGGCGCCGACTTCACGTCCAACGTGGGGATCTCGCACGTGCTGGGATACCCACCCCAGGGGACCCATGCCCACAGCATGGTGCAGGCGTTCATCGCCCTGGGCATGAGCGAGTTGGACGCGTTCCGCGCCTATGCAGAGGTATACCCGGACGACTGTGTGCTGCTGGTGGACACCATCAACACGCTGGAGAGCGGTGTCCCCAACGCGATTCGCGTCTTCACGGAGCTCAAGCGCAAAGGGCACAAGCCCGTGGGCATCCGTCTCGACTCGGGCGATCTGGCACATCTCAGCATTCGCGCTGCCAAGATGCTGGACGAGGCCGGCTTCCCCGATACGGTGATCGTCCTCTCTAACAACCTGGATGAGCTGGTGATCTGGCAGATCATCACGCAGATCAGCGAGGAGGCCCCCCGTTACGGGGTGGATCCTGATCGCTTGATCGGGCGACTGGTATACGGCGTGGGTACACGGCTAATTACCTCGTGGGGCGAGCCAGCGCTAGGCGGCGTCTACAAGTTGGTGGCCGTGTGCGACTCCGGCAAGTGGGTGCCGGCAATCAAGATCTCAGAGTCGCCGGAGAAGACCCCTAATCCTGCCCACAAGCGCGCCTGGCGCGTATACGACGCGCGAGGGAAGGCTACGGCCGACTTGCTCAGCCTGGAGGATGAAGACCCGCGCGAGATGGACGTGCTCGTCCTCCGCCACCCGTCCGATCACACGAAATTCCGGACGCTGAGCCGCAGTGAGATCTCGGAAATCGAGCCGCTTTTGGTGGACATCCTGCAGGAGGGCCGGCTAATCTACGAGTTTCCTTCCATTGAAGAGATCCGGAAACGTCGCCAAGCCGACATCGAGCGGTTGGACCCCGGCGTCAAGCGCCTGGTGAACCCGCATGTCTATCATGTCTCCTTGACGGAGCGACTGTGGAATCTCAAACAGGAACTGATCAGCTCGATGACCAAGGGGGCGGCCTCCGCTTGATAGCGTTTGCCCAGGTCTGGAGGCGATGCTATAATGCATGTGCCTCGCTGACAGCGCCGTCACGTGCTCCGGTTGCTCTACCTCACCGATGACGGTGGCCGTCCGGTTGATACATAAGATCACCCACAGGTTGGCTGCCATGTCCCTGACCCTCGCAGACGTCCGATACATCGCCGAGCTAGCCAAACTAGGCCTGACGCCGGAAGAAGAGGAGCGCTTCCGGGATCAACTCTCCGCTATCTTGGACTATTTTGCCCGCCTGCAGGAGGTGGACACCTCTGCCATCCCAGCGACGGCGACAGTGCTACCCGTGCGCAATGTGATGCGCGAGGACGAGGTACAGCCATCGTTAAGCCGGGAGGATGCGCTGTTTAATGCGCCGGATGCCGTAGAAGGCTGCTTCCGCACGTTGGCCGTGCTCGAATAGCGAAAGGCTCAGCGCCCAGCGAGGGAAAGAAGGGGGGAAGCTTGGATCTTCACGCTTTGACCATCCATGAAGCCCAGGACTTGCTGCGACGGGGAGAGATCTCGTCCACTGAGCTCACCCGCGCGATCCTGGATCGCATCTGTGCGCTGGACAACGATATCAAGGCCTATCTCACCCTCACGCCGGAGCTAGCGATGGAGCAGGCGGCCGAGGCGGATCGGCGAAGAGCAGCAGGGGAAGACACGCCGCTGTTGGGCATCCCGTTAGCCGTCAAAGACGTGCTCTGCCTAAAGGGAGTGCCTACCACTTGC
Encoded proteins:
- a CDS encoding nicotinate phosphoribosyltransferase; the protein is MELADRRVAEGFLYTDQYQLTMAQLYYRLGLHERPAQFEHFFRNYPVYDSHQAGYCINAGLEWFLDWMRNAHCTDRDIEYLRNHKGRAGTRLFSDDFLAWLRANGTFDSITMRAIPEGRVVHPNVPLTVVQGPLAVAQILETPLLNQLNYQTLIATKAARIRESGRGRLMLEFGLRRGQDRGAIAGARAALIGGADFTSNVGISHVLGYPPQGTHAHSMVQAFIALGMSELDAFRAYAEVYPDDCVLLVDTINTLESGVPNAIRVFTELKRKGHKPVGIRLDSGDLAHLSIRAAKMLDEAGFPDTVIVLSNNLDELVIWQIITQISEEAPRYGVDPDRLIGRLVYGVGTRLITSWGEPALGGVYKLVAVCDSGKWVPAIKISESPEKTPNPAHKRAWRVYDARGKATADLLSLEDEDPREMDVLVLRHPSDHTKFRTLSRSEISEIEPLLVDILQEGRLIYEFPSIEEIRKRRQADIERLDPGVKRLVNPHVYHVSLTERLWNLKQELISSMTKGAASA
- the gatC gene encoding Asp-tRNA(Asn)/Glu-tRNA(Gln) amidotransferase subunit GatC, whose product is MSLTLADVRYIAELAKLGLTPEEEERFRDQLSAILDYFARLQEVDTSAIPATATVLPVRNVMREDEVQPSLSREDALFNAPDAVEGCFRTLAVLE